In Micromonospora sp. LH3U1, one genomic interval encodes:
- a CDS encoding sugar ABC transporter substrate-binding protein, whose product MTGLSRRRRLAAVAVIALAAAAGSACSSSADGPTGGGAYLVWDPYPQFADDSEWVALLKKCGTSAGVTVERTGYDTTDLTNKALLAAQQGNSPDVLIVDNPVISTLAEAGALTTTDDNKLDVSAMEKNLLGAGQSAGKTYGVPIGANTLALYYNKDLLTAAGVDPVTIKDWTSLTGALTKVKAAGKKGITFSAIGTEEGSFQFLPWFWGSGAQLTSLDSPQAVSALALWTDWLKQGHAPNSVINNTQTTSWQEFATGDYAFAENGTWQLANAEKLRFPYGTIAIPASAGGPAPAPTGGEFVSIPVQKNTGRYDTSQKLVACLTNAENLLTTDTTLSYVAPVAAVQERQAAADPKLKVWVEAVRAAKGRTGDNLGTKYPKISESLWTAVQAALSGGKSPREALTAAQTAATTR is encoded by the coding sequence ATGACAGGACTCAGTCGTCGGCGGCGCCTGGCCGCCGTCGCCGTGATAGCGCTCGCCGCAGCGGCAGGCAGTGCCTGCTCATCGTCCGCCGACGGCCCCACCGGCGGCGGCGCCTACCTCGTCTGGGACCCGTACCCGCAGTTCGCGGACGACTCCGAATGGGTCGCACTGCTCAAGAAGTGCGGCACCTCCGCGGGGGTGACCGTCGAGCGGACCGGCTACGACACCACGGACCTGACCAACAAGGCGCTGCTCGCCGCGCAGCAGGGAAACTCGCCCGACGTACTGATCGTGGACAACCCGGTCATCTCGACACTGGCCGAGGCCGGCGCGCTCACCACCACCGACGACAACAAGCTGGACGTCTCGGCCATGGAGAAGAACCTACTCGGCGCCGGCCAGAGCGCGGGCAAGACGTACGGGGTGCCGATCGGGGCGAACACCCTCGCCCTCTACTACAACAAGGATCTGCTGACGGCTGCCGGCGTCGACCCGGTCACGATCAAGGACTGGACCTCCCTGACCGGGGCGCTGACCAAGGTCAAGGCCGCGGGGAAGAAGGGCATCACCTTCTCCGCGATCGGCACCGAGGAGGGCAGCTTCCAGTTCCTGCCCTGGTTCTGGGGATCGGGAGCCCAACTGACCAGTCTGGACTCGCCGCAGGCGGTGTCCGCGCTGGCGCTCTGGACGGACTGGCTCAAGCAGGGCCACGCCCCGAACTCCGTCATCAACAACACCCAGACCACGAGCTGGCAGGAGTTCGCCACGGGCGACTACGCGTTCGCCGAGAACGGCACCTGGCAACTGGCCAACGCGGAGAAGCTCCGCTTCCCGTACGGCACCATCGCGATCCCGGCCAGCGCGGGCGGCCCGGCGCCGGCGCCCACCGGCGGTGAGTTCGTCTCCATCCCCGTGCAGAAGAACACTGGCCGGTACGACACGTCGCAGAAGCTCGTCGCCTGTCTGACCAACGCCGAGAACCTGCTCACCACCGACACCACGCTGTCCTACGTCGCACCCGTCGCCGCCGTCCAGGAGCGGCAGGCGGCTGCGGACCCCAAGCTCAAGGTCTGGGTGGAGGCGGTCCGGGCAGCCAAGGGCCGCACCGGCGACAACCTCGGCACGAAGTACCCGAAGATCTCCGAGTCCCTGTGGACCGCGGTGCAGGCAGCCCTCAGCGGTGGGAAGTCACCGCGCGAGGCGCTGACCGCAGCGCAGACCGCAGCGACGACCAGGTAA
- a CDS encoding RICIN domain-containing protein produces the protein MKTPSRGRSGRARPLVTRLTVGLLAAAAAVTVAASPAQAADESISVNFSTTSGTPTYRASGWIYGMTENASGPADHFYRDVKFQYMRAGGAQLAGSGWVGGTYDRRWNSTLAQARRTTALGGQFILLPHDLWGADGAGISRFPGDNGNWTDYDNFLTRLINDVRASGLSVQWDIWNEPNITPFWNRPISQYLELWRRTHQRIRAEFPNQLIVGPSCACVPSTTHTFWNQYLDFIRSTNTVPDIISWHSLPGDPVANVAAANATLDSRGIAHPRPYQINEYGAPDEQNPADGAWYIARLERARADGLRANWASGGSLHNDLGNLLIRNSAGQHQPKGEWWAYRYYASQTGQVVAVTASPSYDAFATKATGTAKVLVGGGRTTGNLTVNLQRLDTTSGIVQNNQVRVLTQRIPHNGGGAVQGPITVSNSVVGVSNNNATVTLAYANQTDTYTVTLLPPSDGGFQSVAVAQHSQQCLDNPGLSTADGNVQQQNYCDGGDQQLWNFRPVAGVANTYTVVNQQSGKCLDVNGVSTADGAAVHQWACLNGLNQQFTLRKVTYAGNDSHDYQLVARHSGKCVDVSTVSTAARAPVHQWTCIAAGQGSPLNQTWRVLGR, from the coding sequence GTGAAAACCCCGTCCCGCGGCAGGTCAGGACGAGCCCGCCCGCTCGTCACCCGACTCACGGTCGGCCTGCTCGCCGCCGCTGCCGCCGTAACCGTCGCCGCGTCTCCGGCCCAGGCCGCCGACGAGTCGATCAGCGTCAACTTCTCCACGACCAGCGGTACGCCGACCTACCGCGCGTCCGGCTGGATCTACGGCATGACCGAGAACGCCAGCGGCCCGGCTGACCACTTCTACCGGGACGTCAAGTTCCAGTACATGCGCGCCGGCGGCGCGCAGCTCGCGGGGAGTGGCTGGGTCGGCGGAACCTACGACCGCCGCTGGAACTCCACCCTCGCCCAGGCGCGCCGGACCACCGCTCTCGGCGGTCAGTTCATCCTGCTGCCGCACGACCTGTGGGGCGCGGACGGTGCCGGCATCTCCCGCTTCCCCGGCGACAACGGCAACTGGACCGACTACGACAACTTCCTGACCCGCCTCATCAACGACGTCCGGGCGTCCGGGCTGTCCGTGCAGTGGGACATCTGGAACGAGCCCAACATCACCCCGTTCTGGAACCGCCCGATCTCCCAGTACCTCGAACTGTGGCGCCGCACCCACCAGCGCATCCGAGCCGAGTTCCCCAACCAGCTCATCGTCGGGCCGAGCTGCGCCTGCGTACCGTCGACCACGCACACCTTCTGGAACCAGTACCTGGACTTCATCCGCTCGACCAACACGGTCCCGGACATCATCAGCTGGCACTCCCTGCCGGGTGACCCGGTCGCCAACGTTGCCGCCGCCAACGCCACCCTCGATTCGCGCGGCATCGCTCACCCCCGTCCGTACCAGATCAACGAGTACGGCGCGCCCGACGAGCAGAACCCGGCCGACGGCGCCTGGTACATCGCGCGTCTGGAGCGGGCCCGGGCGGACGGCCTACGGGCCAACTGGGCCAGCGGCGGCAGCCTGCACAACGACCTCGGCAACCTGTTGATCCGCAACTCGGCCGGCCAGCACCAGCCGAAGGGCGAGTGGTGGGCCTACCGGTACTACGCCTCCCAGACCGGGCAGGTGGTGGCGGTGACGGCCAGTCCGTCGTACGACGCCTTCGCCACCAAGGCGACCGGCACGGCGAAGGTCCTGGTCGGTGGCGGGCGTACCACCGGGAACCTGACCGTCAACCTGCAACGCCTGGACACGACCAGCGGCATCGTGCAGAACAACCAGGTGCGGGTGCTCACCCAACGCATCCCCCACAACGGGGGCGGCGCCGTGCAGGGGCCGATCACGGTCTCGAACAGCGTGGTCGGCGTGTCCAACAACAACGCCACCGTGACCCTGGCGTACGCCAATCAGACCGACACCTACACCGTCACCCTGCTGCCACCGTCGGACGGTGGCTTCCAGTCGGTCGCGGTGGCCCAGCACTCCCAGCAGTGCCTGGACAACCCCGGCCTGAGCACCGCCGACGGCAACGTCCAGCAGCAGAACTACTGCGACGGCGGTGACCAGCAGCTCTGGAACTTCCGCCCGGTCGCGGGCGTGGCCAACACGTACACGGTGGTCAACCAGCAGAGCGGCAAGTGCCTCGACGTCAACGGTGTGTCCACCGCGGACGGCGCGGCCGTGCACCAGTGGGCCTGCCTGAACGGCCTCAACCAGCAGTTCACCCTCCGCAAGGTGACGTACGCCGGCAACGACTCGCACGACTACCAACTCGTGGCCCGGCACAGCGGCAAGTGTGTCGACGTCAGCACGGTCTCCACGGCGGCACGGGCGCCGGTCCACCAGTGGACCTGCATCGCGGCCGGCCAGGGCAGCCCCCTCAACCAGACGTGGCGGGTCCTGGGGCGATAG
- a CDS encoding arabinofuranosidase catalytic domain-containing protein, with the protein MRTPSPGPGKARHLFPRRHHVRRLALLAGALVGVLVGVGATPGSPSTAAEATVAAPLVAAAIVPGQSAPIVGTPSGRCLEVPNSSTVNGTQTHLWDCNGSAGQTWTWTSSKQLTVYGNKCLDASGQGSANGTLAIIWDCNGQTNQQWNVNSNGTITGVQSGLCLDASAYGTANGTKVHLWACHGGTNQQWTSPTTPPPTGTRPCDIYASGGTPCVAAHSTTRALYAAYAGNLYQVRRSSDNTTRNIGLSGAGGTANAVTQDSFCAGTTCVITVVFDQSGRGNDLWYQGSSVVPGSPQSRPATATSESLTVGGAKAYSLYINPGNSYWRDGHLTGVPTGAAPEGMYMVTSGTHVNNGCCFDYGNSETTRKADAAGAMDAINFGTQCWFGGCSGTGPWVQADLEWGLFPGGSQTWNTNQRSFTSKFVTATLKNNGTSRFAIKGSNAQSGSLYTLWDGSLPPGYSPMRKQGAIILGSGGDCCKPDGGANLSAGTFYEGAMVAGYPSDATENAVQANVVIAGYR; encoded by the coding sequence GTGCGAACTCCGTCCCCTGGGCCAGGAAAAGCCCGCCATCTCTTCCCGAGACGCCATCACGTCCGGCGTCTGGCCCTCCTGGCTGGCGCGCTGGTCGGCGTTCTCGTTGGCGTCGGCGCCACACCCGGTTCCCCGTCCACCGCCGCCGAGGCCACCGTCGCGGCACCGCTGGTGGCGGCTGCCATCGTGCCGGGGCAGAGCGCCCCGATCGTCGGTACGCCATCCGGTCGCTGCCTCGAGGTCCCCAACTCCAGCACCGTCAACGGCACCCAGACGCACCTGTGGGACTGCAACGGCAGTGCCGGCCAGACCTGGACCTGGACATCGAGCAAGCAGCTCACGGTGTACGGCAACAAGTGCCTGGACGCCTCCGGCCAGGGCAGCGCCAACGGCACCCTGGCGATCATCTGGGACTGCAACGGCCAGACCAACCAGCAGTGGAACGTCAACAGCAATGGCACCATCACCGGCGTGCAGTCCGGGCTGTGCCTCGACGCCAGCGCCTACGGCACCGCGAACGGCACCAAGGTCCACCTGTGGGCGTGCCACGGGGGCACGAACCAGCAGTGGACCTCACCGACCACCCCGCCGCCGACCGGTACGCGCCCGTGCGACATCTACGCCTCTGGCGGCACCCCGTGCGTAGCAGCGCACAGCACGACGCGGGCGCTCTATGCGGCGTACGCCGGAAATCTCTACCAGGTCCGACGCTCGTCGGACAACACGACCCGCAACATCGGGCTCTCCGGCGCGGGCGGCACCGCCAACGCGGTGACGCAGGATTCCTTCTGTGCCGGCACGACCTGCGTGATCACGGTCGTCTTCGACCAGTCCGGGCGCGGAAACGACCTCTGGTACCAGGGATCGAGCGTGGTTCCAGGCTCCCCGCAGAGCAGGCCGGCGACCGCGACGTCGGAGTCTCTGACCGTGGGCGGCGCCAAGGCGTACTCGCTCTACATCAACCCCGGCAACAGCTACTGGCGCGACGGGCACCTCACCGGCGTGCCGACCGGGGCCGCTCCCGAGGGTATGTACATGGTGACCAGCGGCACCCACGTCAACAACGGCTGCTGCTTCGACTATGGCAACAGCGAGACGACGAGGAAGGCCGACGCCGCCGGGGCGATGGACGCCATCAACTTCGGCACACAGTGTTGGTTCGGCGGCTGCTCCGGCACTGGGCCCTGGGTGCAGGCAGACCTCGAGTGGGGCCTCTTCCCCGGTGGCAGCCAGACCTGGAACACGAACCAGCGATCCTTCACCAGCAAGTTTGTCACCGCGACACTCAAGAACAACGGCACGAGCCGCTTCGCCATCAAGGGGAGCAACGCCCAGTCCGGCAGCCTCTACACGCTGTGGGACGGCTCGCTTCCGCCGGGATACAGCCCGATGAGGAAGCAGGGCGCGATCATCCTGGGCAGTGGTGGTGACTGCTGCAAGCCCGACGGCGGCGCGAACCTGAGCGCCGGCACCTTCTACGAGGGGGCCATGGTCGCCGGCTACCCGTCCGACGCGACCGAGAACGCCGTACAGGCCAACGTGGTGATCGCCGGTTACCGCTGA